Proteins encoded together in one Scyliorhinus torazame isolate Kashiwa2021f chromosome 20, sScyTor2.1, whole genome shotgun sequence window:
- the LOC140396940 gene encoding deoxycytidine kinase 2-like isoform X1, with protein MLLSFRHLAGRCLLSCFLCTRGRKLISTAKCDWERCNKIQLMMGTEPARKRVCTTTDAVENHRSQEVTRISVEGNIAVGKSTFAELLEQMASSQWEIIPEPIAKWCNIPASSCKEDLSSTQQNVGNLLQMLYQDPHRWSYTFQSYSCMSRIKAHLAPVSPKLQNAEEPVQIFERSVYSDRYIFASNLYELGCLNETEWTIYQDWHTYLLNQFGSRIALEGIIYLQAAPEKCLERLRQRGRDEEKEIQLGYMKQLHSRHENWLVKHSTELHFEHLKNIPVLILDVNEDFEDDKSRQEELFKQVKNFVNNLKLEK; from the exons ATGCTGCTGTCTTTCCGACATTTGGCTGGTCGCTGCTTGCTCAGTTGTTTTCTGTGCACTCGAGGAAGAAAGCTGATCTCCACCGCCAAGTGCGACTGGGAGAGATGCAATAAAATCCAGCTGATGATGGGAACCGAGCCTGCCCGCAAACGTGTTTGTACCACGACTGATGCTGTTGAGAATCACAGAAGTCAGGAAGTTACCAGGATTTCAGTGGAGGGAAATATCG CTGTAGGTAAATCAACGTTTGCTGAGCTACTGGAGCAGATGGCGAGTAGCCAGTGGGAAATTATTCCCGAGCCCATAGCCAAATGGTGCAACATTCCAGCATCCAGCTGCAAAGAG GATCTGTCGTCCACACAGCAGAATGTTGGTAACCTACTTCAGATGCTTTATCAGGACCCCCACCGATGGTCTTACACCTTTCAATCATACTCCTGCATGAGCCGAATCAAGGCCCATTTGGCACCAGTATCCCCAAAACTACAAAATGCAGAAGAACCAGTACAGATATTTGAAAGATCAGTCTATAGTGATAG GTATATATTTGCTTCCAATCTATATGAATTGGGTTGCTTGAATGAGACTGAATGGACGATCTACCAGGACTGGCACACGTACCTTCTGAATCAATTTGGCAGCCGAATAGCATTGGAAGGAATCATCTACCTTCAAGCAGCTCCTGAG AAATGTTTAGAAAGATTACGACAAAGGGGGAGAGATGAAGAAAAAGAAATTCAATTGGGCTACATGAAACAGCTGCATTCACGACATGAAAACTGGCTTGTGAAACACAGCACCGA ACTGCACTTTGAACATCTGAAGAACATCCCAGTGTTGATATTGGATGTCAATGAAGATTTTGAAGATGATAAATCAAGACAAGAAGAACTTTTCAAACAA GTGAAGAACTTTGTGAATAATCTGAAGTTGGAAAAATGA
- the LOC140396940 gene encoding deoxycytidine kinase 2-like isoform X3, with the protein MLLRITEVRKLPGFQWREISDLSSTQQNVGNLLQMLYQDPHRWSYTFQSYSCMSRIKAHLAPVSPKLQNAEEPVQIFERSVYSDRYIFASNLYELGCLNETEWTIYQDWHTYLLNQFGSRIALEGIIYLQAAPEKCLERLRQRGRDEEKEIQLGYMKQLHSRHENWLVKHSTELHFEHLKNIPVLILDVNEDFEDDKSRQEELFKQVKNFVNNLKLEK; encoded by the exons ATGCTGTTGAGAATCACAGAAGTCAGGAAGTTACCAGGATTTCAGTGGAGGGAAATATCG GATCTGTCGTCCACACAGCAGAATGTTGGTAACCTACTTCAGATGCTTTATCAGGACCCCCACCGATGGTCTTACACCTTTCAATCATACTCCTGCATGAGCCGAATCAAGGCCCATTTGGCACCAGTATCCCCAAAACTACAAAATGCAGAAGAACCAGTACAGATATTTGAAAGATCAGTCTATAGTGATAG GTATATATTTGCTTCCAATCTATATGAATTGGGTTGCTTGAATGAGACTGAATGGACGATCTACCAGGACTGGCACACGTACCTTCTGAATCAATTTGGCAGCCGAATAGCATTGGAAGGAATCATCTACCTTCAAGCAGCTCCTGAG AAATGTTTAGAAAGATTACGACAAAGGGGGAGAGATGAAGAAAAAGAAATTCAATTGGGCTACATGAAACAGCTGCATTCACGACATGAAAACTGGCTTGTGAAACACAGCACCGA ACTGCACTTTGAACATCTGAAGAACATCCCAGTGTTGATATTGGATGTCAATGAAGATTTTGAAGATGATAAATCAAGACAAGAAGAACTTTTCAAACAA GTGAAGAACTTTGTGAATAATCTGAAGTTGGAAAAATGA
- the LOC140396940 gene encoding deoxycytidine kinase 2-like isoform X2 produces the protein MLLSFRHLAGRCLLSCFLCTRGRKLISTAKCDWERCNKIQLMMGTEPARKRVCTTTDAVENHRSQEVTRISVEGNIAVGKSTFAELLEQMASSQWEIIPEPIAKWCNIPASSCKEDLSSTQQNVGNLLQMLYQDPHRWSYTFQSYSCMSRIKAHLAPVSPKLQNAEEPVQIFERSVYSDRYIFASNLYELGCLNETEWTIYQDWHTYLLNQFGSRIALEGIIYLQAAPEKCLERLRQRGRDEEKEIQLGYMKQLHSRHENWLVKHSTE, from the exons ATGCTGCTGTCTTTCCGACATTTGGCTGGTCGCTGCTTGCTCAGTTGTTTTCTGTGCACTCGAGGAAGAAAGCTGATCTCCACCGCCAAGTGCGACTGGGAGAGATGCAATAAAATCCAGCTGATGATGGGAACCGAGCCTGCCCGCAAACGTGTTTGTACCACGACTGATGCTGTTGAGAATCACAGAAGTCAGGAAGTTACCAGGATTTCAGTGGAGGGAAATATCG CTGTAGGTAAATCAACGTTTGCTGAGCTACTGGAGCAGATGGCGAGTAGCCAGTGGGAAATTATTCCCGAGCCCATAGCCAAATGGTGCAACATTCCAGCATCCAGCTGCAAAGAG GATCTGTCGTCCACACAGCAGAATGTTGGTAACCTACTTCAGATGCTTTATCAGGACCCCCACCGATGGTCTTACACCTTTCAATCATACTCCTGCATGAGCCGAATCAAGGCCCATTTGGCACCAGTATCCCCAAAACTACAAAATGCAGAAGAACCAGTACAGATATTTGAAAGATCAGTCTATAGTGATAG GTATATATTTGCTTCCAATCTATATGAATTGGGTTGCTTGAATGAGACTGAATGGACGATCTACCAGGACTGGCACACGTACCTTCTGAATCAATTTGGCAGCCGAATAGCATTGGAAGGAATCATCTACCTTCAAGCAGCTCCTGAG AAATGTTTAGAAAGATTACGACAAAGGGGGAGAGATGAAGAAAAAGAAATTCAATTGGGCTACATGAAACAGCTGCATTCACGACATGAAAACTGGCTTGTGAAACACAGCACCGA GTGA